The proteins below are encoded in one region of Micromonospora pisi:
- a CDS encoding DUF5691 domain-containing protein, with product MPIEPWSNAQVLALAPDPSSAKGARSVSGAAKWTAAGLDDDVLWGLCRGSGSNPYQACVDLTEPAYRCSCPSRKFPCKHALGLLLLWSDGGVTEQAAPDWVREWQEKRSARAANTAAKRAQAGPVDQAAAEKRAGQRADRVTAGLTELDRWLTDQVTQGLAGAQRAGSVPYATMAARLVDAQASTVAGTVRRVGEVVGVGADWADRLLGELSLLRLLVAGHSRIEELPAELAATVRSRVGLPVTTEEVLAGPALRDRWQVLGHVDLPDERLVARRTWLHGIESGRSALLLAFAAPGQALPADVVPGSVLDAELCWYPGAFPQRALLARRHGTAPAGPPVGAVSVRDALAGWSAALAAEPWCDQVVMLLADVVPTVDGHLIDRAGDAIALRPADNPPWWLLAAAGGRPVPVAGEYGPAGFRPLAAWPDGEYVPAPARTGADLRPAQLPPELVSAALVGTGRRPFTAVTIDLGGRALPVVSGADPATTLLDTAAVALTYQRAGVTADPGRSPVEAAPAETRPVVPAPAARRLASLLADGGGPGGAELGQRLLGGWLRLAAERGYLAPAQSLPALLESGRRSSALRAPLATVAGRRGGWLAAQNAEWSYLLTEAAPDPNPGDWATGTPGERLAYLVALRRADPAAGLDLLVGVFDDEAPEDRARFVGALANGLADRDEPLLERALDDRRKEVREAAAGLLCGLPGSALRGRMARRALGCVRLDGGQLVVTPPTECDAGMRRDGIPPKGPQGVGVGAWLLGEVVARTPLEAWCGAFDRTAEEILALPVADDWGPVLHRGLARAAVAQRDSGWLVPLADEMSQDLDRHDERLTAQLYEALSPSDLARYATAALRRSQGRALRVVELHPGPWPEPLADAVVESIGALVRGDHRTEWQAGELCRIAATALPPAYAAQLAELADTIEREHPETRRGGVVRRLAATLTFRHEMYEELR from the coding sequence GTGCCAATCGAACCGTGGTCCAACGCACAGGTGCTCGCGCTGGCACCCGATCCCAGTTCCGCCAAGGGTGCGCGCAGTGTCAGCGGCGCGGCGAAATGGACCGCCGCCGGGCTCGACGACGACGTGCTCTGGGGGCTGTGCCGGGGCAGCGGCAGCAACCCGTACCAGGCCTGTGTCGACCTGACCGAACCCGCGTACCGCTGCTCCTGTCCGAGTCGCAAGTTCCCCTGCAAACACGCGCTCGGCCTGCTCCTGCTCTGGTCCGACGGCGGGGTGACCGAGCAGGCCGCACCCGACTGGGTGCGGGAGTGGCAGGAGAAGCGCTCGGCCCGGGCCGCGAACACCGCCGCCAAACGCGCCCAGGCCGGTCCCGTCGACCAGGCCGCCGCCGAGAAGCGGGCCGGGCAACGGGCGGACCGGGTCACGGCCGGCCTGACCGAACTCGACCGGTGGCTGACCGACCAGGTGACCCAGGGGCTGGCCGGCGCACAGCGCGCCGGCTCCGTGCCGTACGCGACGATGGCCGCCCGCCTGGTCGACGCCCAGGCGTCAACGGTCGCCGGCACGGTGCGCCGCGTCGGCGAGGTCGTCGGTGTCGGGGCGGACTGGGCCGACCGGCTCCTCGGCGAACTGTCACTGCTGCGGCTGCTGGTCGCCGGGCACTCCCGGATCGAGGAACTGCCGGCGGAACTGGCCGCCACCGTACGGAGCCGGGTCGGCCTCCCGGTCACCACCGAGGAGGTGCTCGCCGGCCCGGCGCTGCGTGACCGCTGGCAGGTGCTCGGCCACGTGGACCTCCCCGACGAGCGGCTGGTGGCCCGCCGGACCTGGCTGCACGGCATCGAGTCCGGACGGTCCGCGCTGCTGCTCGCCTTCGCCGCGCCCGGTCAGGCGTTGCCGGCGGACGTGGTGCCGGGCAGCGTGCTCGACGCCGAACTCTGCTGGTACCCGGGGGCGTTCCCACAGCGGGCCCTGCTCGCCCGCCGGCACGGCACCGCGCCGGCCGGACCACCGGTCGGTGCCGTCTCCGTCCGTGACGCGCTCGCCGGCTGGAGCGCGGCGCTCGCCGCCGAGCCGTGGTGCGACCAGGTGGTGATGCTCCTCGCCGACGTGGTGCCCACCGTGGACGGCCACCTCATCGACAGGGCCGGCGACGCCATCGCACTGCGACCGGCGGACAACCCGCCGTGGTGGTTGCTCGCCGCCGCCGGTGGCCGCCCGGTTCCGGTGGCCGGCGAGTACGGCCCGGCCGGATTCCGTCCGTTGGCGGCCTGGCCCGACGGTGAGTACGTGCCGGCCCCGGCCCGTACCGGTGCGGACCTGCGCCCGGCGCAGCTCCCACCGGAACTCGTCTCGGCCGCCCTGGTCGGCACCGGCCGTCGGCCGTTCACCGCCGTGACCATCGACCTCGGCGGACGGGCCCTGCCCGTGGTCTCCGGTGCTGATCCGGCGACCACTCTGCTCGACACCGCGGCGGTGGCGTTGACCTACCAGCGGGCCGGCGTCACCGCTGATCCCGGCCGGTCCCCGGTCGAGGCGGCACCGGCGGAGACCCGCCCGGTGGTACCGGCTCCAGCGGCTCGCCGGCTCGCCTCGCTCCTGGCCGACGGCGGTGGACCCGGCGGCGCCGAACTGGGACAACGCCTACTCGGCGGTTGGCTGCGGCTCGCCGCCGAGCGCGGCTACCTGGCCCCGGCGCAGAGCCTGCCCGCGCTGCTGGAGAGCGGCCGGCGCAGCAGTGCGCTTCGCGCCCCGCTCGCCACTGTCGCCGGTCGTCGCGGCGGGTGGCTCGCCGCCCAGAACGCCGAGTGGAGCTATCTGCTGACCGAGGCGGCTCCCGATCCGAACCCGGGCGACTGGGCCACCGGCACCCCGGGCGAGCGGCTGGCCTACCTGGTGGCGCTGCGCCGTGCCGACCCGGCAGCCGGTCTCGACCTGCTCGTCGGGGTCTTCGACGACGAGGCGCCGGAGGATCGGGCCCGGTTCGTCGGTGCCCTCGCCAACGGTCTGGCCGACCGGGACGAGCCCCTGCTCGAACGGGCACTGGACGATCGCCGCAAGGAGGTGCGGGAGGCGGCCGCCGGGCTGCTCTGTGGGCTGCCGGGCTCGGCGCTGCGGGGCCGGATGGCGCGCCGGGCGCTCGGCTGCGTCCGCCTCGACGGCGGACAGCTGGTCGTCACCCCACCGACCGAATGTGACGCCGGGATGCGCCGGGACGGAATCCCGCCGAAGGGCCCGCAGGGCGTCGGCGTCGGTGCCTGGCTGCTGGGCGAGGTGGTCGCGCGTACGCCGCTGGAGGCCTGGTGCGGCGCGTTCGACCGGACAGCCGAGGAGATACTGGCCCTGCCCGTGGCCGACGACTGGGGCCCGGTGCTGCACCGGGGACTCGCCCGGGCGGCGGTGGCGCAGCGCGACTCCGGGTGGTTGGTTCCGCTCGCCGACGAGATGTCGCAGGACCTCGACCGGCACGACGAGCGGTTGACCGCCCAGTTGTACGAGGCGCTCTCCCCCTCCGACCTGGCCCGGTACGCGACGGCAGCGTTGCGCCGATCCCAGGGCCGCGCGCTGCGGGTCGTCGAACTGCACCCGGGACCGTGGCCCGAACCGCTCGCCGACGCGGTGGTCGAGTCGATCGGTGCCCTGGTCCGGGGCGACCATCGGACCGAATGGCAGGCCGGCGAACTCTGCCGCATCGCCGCCACCGCCCTGCCGCCCGCCTACGCCGCCCAGCTCGCCGAGCTGGCCGACACGATCGAGCGGGAGCACCCCGAGACCCGGCGCGGCGGCGTTGTCCGCCGGCTCGCCGCCACCCTGACCTTCCGGCACGAGATGTACGAGGAGCTCCGATGA
- a CDS encoding ATP-binding protein yields MTALRPHAEQLFAEELAALASVDDRPRPPGWRLSPQAVVTYLLGDDAKITPKYVGPRRLMEVAVATLATDRALLLLGVPGTAKTWVSEHLAAAISGDSTLLVQGTAGTPEEAIRYGWNYARLLAEGPSTAALVPSPVMRAMETGTIARVEELTRVPSDVQDTLITILSEKTLPVPELASEVQATKGFNIIATANDRDRGVNELSSALRRRFNTIVLPVPASADEEVDIVARRVAQLGRSLELPEVPPALEEIRRVVTVFRELRSGLTEDGRTKVKSPTGTLSTAEAISVVTNGWALAAHFGDGVLRPGDVAAGIVGAVIKDPSSDPVVWREYLETVVRERDGWTAFYRAARDA; encoded by the coding sequence ATGACCGCCCTGCGCCCCCACGCCGAGCAACTGTTCGCCGAGGAACTGGCCGCGCTCGCCAGTGTGGACGACCGGCCCCGTCCGCCCGGCTGGCGGCTCTCGCCGCAGGCGGTGGTGACCTACCTGCTCGGCGACGACGCCAAGATCACCCCGAAGTACGTTGGCCCGCGTCGGCTGATGGAGGTCGCGGTGGCCACCCTGGCGACCGACCGGGCGCTACTCCTGCTCGGCGTTCCCGGCACCGCCAAGACCTGGGTCTCCGAGCACCTCGCCGCGGCCATCTCGGGCGACTCGACCCTGCTGGTGCAGGGGACCGCCGGTACTCCGGAGGAGGCCATCCGGTACGGCTGGAACTATGCCCGCCTGCTCGCCGAGGGACCCTCGACGGCAGCGCTGGTGCCGAGCCCGGTGATGCGGGCGATGGAGACCGGCACGATCGCCCGGGTGGAGGAGCTGACCCGGGTCCCGTCCGACGTACAGGACACGTTGATCACGATCCTCTCCGAGAAGACCCTGCCCGTACCGGAACTCGCCAGCGAGGTGCAGGCGACCAAGGGCTTCAACATCATCGCCACCGCCAACGACCGGGACCGGGGCGTGAACGAGCTCTCCAGTGCGCTGCGCCGCCGGTTCAACACCATTGTGCTGCCGGTGCCGGCCTCCGCCGACGAGGAGGTCGACATCGTCGCCCGCCGGGTGGCACAACTCGGGCGCTCGCTGGAACTGCCGGAGGTGCCGCCGGCCCTGGAGGAGATCCGCCGCGTGGTCACGGTCTTCCGTGAGCTGCGCAGCGGCCTGACCGAGGACGGCCGGACCAAGGTGAAATCGCCGACCGGCACCCTCTCCACGGCCGAGGCGATCTCCGTGGTGACCAACGGTTGGGCGCTCGCCGCTCACTTCGGCGACGGGGTGCTCCGCCCCGGCGACGTGGCCGCCGGCATCGTCGGCGCCGTGATCAAGGATCCGAGCAGCGACCCCGTCGTGTGGCGTGAATACCTGGAGACCGTGGTCCGTGAGCGGGACGGCTGGACCGCCTTCTACCGCGCCGCCCGCGATGCCTGA
- a CDS encoding DUF5682 family protein produces MPERFYGVRHHGPGSARAVLAALTEQRPDLLLIEGPPEADDLVRWVADKGLEPPVALLGYAADDPRRAAYWPFAVFSPEWQAIRWAVDHDVPVRFFDLPYAYRLGEARAGDGAELPEAETGADGGTGIDGPFGDDAETRPGEPEQPVRPVDPIAELAAAAGYDDPERWWEDIVEHRGAPAFEAIGEAMAAIRAESPEDPDDLLREAYMRGVLREARKSHRNLAVVCGAWHVPALTATVSAGHDNALLKGRRKSKVTFTWVPWTYGRLASWQGYGAGVRSPGWYHHLFTAQDEVVTRWLVAAAGVLRAEGVPTSSAHVIEAVRLAEALATIRGRPLAGLAELTEATRSVICEGDDLRLDLVDRQLVVGERLGAVPDDMPAVPLARDLAAQQRTLRLKPEALDRELDLDLRKEIDLGRSRLLHRLRLLGIGWGEPTRGRQGKGTFRETWRLRWLPEFAVAVVEAGAHGTTVQHAATTKITTAAQDAEGLAEVTPLVEQALLADLTDAYPAVLRALHHRAALDADVTRLMAAVPPLARTLRYGDVRGTELGPLRTVTTGLLVRICVGLPPALRSLSDDAARTMRDHIDAVHAALGLLEEPEPRERWLDTLAGLAARDTEAHPGADQPTHGLVAGRLTRILHDAGRLDADETRRRMGLVLTPGTPPAQAAHWIEGFLAGGGLLFVHDTALLGLVDEWLTGIAPEVFTDVLPLLRRTFGAFAPPERRAIGERVRGGRPDADQPGQRLPLDHDRAAGVLPTLATLLGHQPLLGGPRAHG; encoded by the coding sequence ATGCCTGAGCGCTTCTACGGGGTACGCCACCACGGTCCCGGATCGGCCCGTGCGGTGCTGGCGGCGCTGACCGAGCAACGCCCCGACCTGCTGCTGATCGAAGGCCCGCCGGAAGCCGACGACCTGGTCCGATGGGTCGCCGACAAGGGCCTGGAGCCGCCGGTCGCCCTGCTCGGCTACGCCGCCGACGACCCGCGCCGGGCGGCGTACTGGCCGTTCGCGGTCTTCTCCCCGGAATGGCAGGCGATCCGCTGGGCGGTCGACCATGACGTACCGGTCCGCTTCTTCGACCTGCCGTACGCGTACCGGCTCGGTGAGGCCCGCGCCGGCGACGGGGCGGAGCTGCCGGAAGCCGAGACCGGCGCCGACGGGGGCACCGGGATCGACGGCCCGTTCGGCGACGACGCGGAGACCCGACCGGGTGAACCGGAGCAGCCGGTCCGGCCGGTCGATCCGATCGCCGAACTCGCCGCCGCCGCCGGCTACGACGACCCGGAGCGCTGGTGGGAGGACATCGTCGAGCATCGTGGGGCGCCCGCCTTCGAGGCGATCGGGGAGGCGATGGCCGCGATCCGGGCCGAATCCCCGGAGGACCCGGACGACCTGCTCCGCGAGGCGTACATGCGGGGGGTGCTGCGCGAGGCGCGCAAGAGTCATCGGAACCTCGCCGTCGTCTGTGGGGCGTGGCACGTGCCGGCGCTGACCGCCACGGTGTCAGCGGGCCACGACAACGCGTTGCTCAAGGGACGACGTAAGAGCAAGGTCACCTTCACCTGGGTGCCCTGGACGTACGGCCGGCTCGCCTCCTGGCAGGGCTACGGCGCCGGGGTCCGCTCGCCCGGTTGGTACCACCACCTGTTCACCGCCCAGGACGAGGTGGTGACCCGTTGGCTGGTCGCCGCCGCCGGGGTGTTGCGGGCGGAGGGTGTGCCTACCTCGTCGGCACATGTCATCGAGGCGGTTCGGCTGGCCGAGGCACTGGCCACCATCCGGGGCCGTCCCCTGGCGGGGCTCGCCGAGCTGACCGAGGCGACCCGTTCGGTGATCTGCGAAGGCGACGATCTGCGGCTCGACCTGGTCGACCGGCAGCTCGTCGTCGGTGAGCGGCTCGGCGCGGTGCCCGACGACATGCCCGCGGTGCCGCTCGCCCGTGACCTGGCCGCGCAACAGCGCACACTGCGGCTCAAACCGGAGGCGCTCGACCGGGAACTCGACCTGGACCTGCGCAAGGAGATCGACCTCGGGCGAAGCCGGTTGCTGCACCGGCTGCGACTGCTCGGCATCGGGTGGGGCGAGCCGACCCGGGGGCGGCAGGGCAAGGGCACCTTCCGGGAGACCTGGCGGTTGCGCTGGCTACCGGAGTTCGCGGTCGCGGTGGTCGAGGCCGGCGCGCACGGTACGACCGTCCAGCACGCCGCCACCACGAAGATCACCACGGCGGCACAGGACGCCGAGGGGCTCGCCGAGGTGACCCCGTTGGTCGAGCAGGCCCTGCTCGCCGACCTGACCGACGCGTACCCGGCGGTGCTTCGGGCGCTGCACCATCGCGCCGCGCTCGACGCCGACGTGACCCGGCTGATGGCGGCCGTGCCGCCGCTGGCCCGCACCCTGCGCTACGGCGACGTCCGGGGCACCGAACTTGGCCCGCTCCGTACGGTCACCACGGGGCTGCTGGTCCGGATCTGCGTCGGCCTGCCTCCGGCGCTCCGGTCGCTCTCCGACGACGCGGCCCGGACGATGCGCGACCACATCGACGCGGTGCACGCCGCGCTGGGTCTGCTGGAGGAGCCGGAGCCGCGCGAGCGGTGGCTCGACACCCTGGCCGGGCTGGCAGCCCGGGACACCGAGGCACATCCGGGAGCGGACCAGCCGACCCATGGGCTGGTCGCCGGTCGGCTGACCCGGATCCTGCACGACGCGGGACGGCTCGACGCGGACGAGACCCGGCGCCGGATGGGTCTGGTCCTCACCCCCGGGACGCCGCCCGCCCAGGCGGCCCACTGGATCGAGGGCTTCCTCGCTGGCGGAGGACTGCTCTTCGTCCACGACACCGCACTGCTGGGCCTGGTGGACGAGTGGCTGACCGGGATCGCCCCGGAGGTCTTCACCGACGTGCTGCCGTTGCTGCGGCGTACGTTCGGCGCCTTCGCCCCACCGGAACGGCGGGCCATCGGCGAGCGGGTCCGGGGTGGCCGGCCGGACGCCGACCAGCCGGGCCAGCGGTTGCCGCTCGACCACGACCGGGCCGCCGGGGTCCTGCCCACCCTGGCCACCCTGCTCGGCCATCAACCACTGCTAGGGGGTCCGCGTGCACACGGCTGA